The following is a genomic window from Bacteroidota bacterium.
GCTGATATAAAAGGTTCCATCGCATCAAGTGTGTTGCCCGTAATGGTAACGGTTTTTTCAGGGCCGAAGGTTGGATAAACCTGCGAAAAAGACCAGGGACAGGCCATACCAAGAAAAAGAAATACAACTGATTTTTTGATCATATTTAAATATTGTCAGGCTTCAAATGTAAGTATGTATTGTGAGGAACACAATCTGTTATAATAGGTAGGTATAAAGGACAGCGGGAATGTCAAAAATTGGTGATTATTCGATAATAACTTTCTTTCATAAAAGGCAATTTTGGTGTAAATTTGTACCCGTATTTAATAAAAGTCCTGAATGAAATATATACCCAAACAACCCGCTGTTCTGCTTCTGGAGGATGGCAAAGTGTTTCACGGCAAAGCGGCCGGAAAGATCGGTACAACTGCCGGTGAAATATGTTTTAATACAGGGATGACCGGCTACCAGGAAATATTCACTGATCCTTCGTACTTCGGACAAATAACAGTGATGACCAATGTGCATATTGGTAATTATGGGGTGAATGATGATGAGGTAGAATCCGACTCTATAAAAATTGCGGGAATGGTTTGTAAATCCTTCAATGAATTTCATTCCCGTAAACGTTCCAATGGTTCCATTAAAGAGTATTTTGAAAACGATAATATTGTTGCTATACAGGGTGTTGATACAAGGGCCATTGTCCGCTATATCAGGAGTAAAGGCG
Proteins encoded in this region:
- a CDS encoding carbamoyl phosphate synthase small subunit, encoding MKYIPKQPAVLLLEDGKVFHGKAAGKIGTTAGEICFNTGMTGYQEIFTDPSYFGQITVMTNVHIGNYGVNDDEVESDSIKIAGMVCKSFNEFHSRKRSNGSIKEYFENDNIVAIQGVDTRAIVRYIRSKGAMNAIISSEELDITKLKAKLAKVPSMVGLELSSKVSTKKPYFFGKTDASYKVALLDFGVKKNIIRSLAERGCYVQVFPMKTPFAELKKWNPDGFMLSNG